A region from the Deltaproteobacteria bacterium genome encodes:
- a CDS encoding aromatic ring-hydroxylating dioxygenase subunit alpha produces MITNEENQLLTQTSPGARAGELLRRYWQPVALAEELPAGGAPLPVKILGEELALFRDDQGRIGLLGIHCSHRGTDLSYGRIEDGGLRCLYHGWLYDIHGRCLEQPGEPGCGVNRDQIHHLAYPCQERGGIIFTYMGPGEAPLLPNYEFLNQPTDHVCVYKVYHECNYLQANEGNIDPVHLSFLHKFLEHKEESYTGVRGSDESHYNLIAKAQPPALEVEITDFGVRIYSVRQMGGDKIYLRVSNFVLPNLSTFPGQTGGQGYGINWHVPIDDTHHWKYCFFFNREEPLDSAAIAKARSEIDEHYRPVRNETNNFMQDRASMQTQTYTGMGSGFQSHDAFATGSQGAVQNRTQENIVSSDIAIVAARKLMEKAIRDIQAGGEPPHVIRDAEKNNLSHLLVISDLVSGVSDWMEYTRQQALGNSKNSDLIFFRTIAYCLPLRF; encoded by the coding sequence ATGATCACCAACGAAGAAAATCAACTGTTGACGCAAACCAGCCCTGGCGCGCGGGCCGGCGAGCTGCTGCGCCGTTATTGGCAGCCGGTGGCCCTGGCGGAAGAATTGCCCGCCGGCGGCGCGCCGCTGCCGGTGAAAATTCTCGGTGAAGAGTTGGCGTTGTTTCGCGACGATCAGGGACGCATCGGCTTGCTCGGCATTCACTGTTCGCACCGCGGCACGGACTTGAGTTACGGACGCATCGAAGACGGCGGGCTGCGCTGTCTTTATCATGGCTGGCTCTACGATATTCACGGCCGTTGTTTGGAACAGCCCGGCGAACCCGGCTGCGGCGTCAATCGCGACCAGATTCATCATCTGGCTTATCCGTGCCAGGAGCGTGGCGGAATTATTTTTACTTACATGGGACCGGGCGAAGCGCCGCTGTTGCCCAACTATGAATTTCTCAATCAGCCGACCGATCACGTCTGCGTCTACAAAGTTTATCATGAATGCAACTACCTGCAGGCCAATGAAGGCAACATCGATCCGGTGCATCTGTCGTTTCTGCACAAGTTTCTCGAACATAAAGAAGAGAGCTACACCGGCGTGCGCGGCAGCGATGAGTCGCATTACAATCTAATCGCCAAAGCTCAGCCGCCGGCGCTGGAGGTTGAGATCACTGACTTCGGCGTGCGCATTTATTCCGTGCGCCAGATGGGCGGCGATAAAATTTATTTGCGCGTGTCGAACTTCGTCCTGCCCAATTTGAGCACCTTTCCCGGGCAAACCGGCGGACAAGGTTATGGCATCAACTGGCATGTACCGATCGACGACACGCATCATTGGAAGTATTGCTTCTTTTTCAATCGGGAAGAGCCGCTGGATTCCGCGGCGATCGCCAAGGCGCGTAGTGAAATTGACGAGCACTACCGGCCGGTGCGCAACGAAACTAATAATTTCATGCAAGACCGCGCGTCGATGCAGACGCAAACTTACACAGGCATGGGCAGCGGCTTTCAAAGTCACGATGCCTTCGCTACCGGCAGCCAGGGCGCGGTGCAAAACCGCACTCAGGAAAATATCGTGTCGTCGGACATCGCCATCGTCGCGGCGCGCAAGCTCATGGAAAAAGCCATCCGCGACATCCAAGCCGGCGGCGAGCCGCCCCATGTGATTCGCGACGCAGAGAAAAACAATTTATCGCACCTGTTGGTGATTTCGGATTTGGTCAGCGGAGTGAGCGATTGGATGGAATATACGAGGCAACAGGCATTAGGCAATAGTAAGAATTCGGATCTGATCTTTTTCCGAACTATTGCCTATTGCCTTCCTCTCAGGTTTTAA